Proteins from a genomic interval of Paenibacillus sp. RC334:
- a CDS encoding fused MFS/spermidine synthase, whose translation MKGIDHLEVLYKKLSNNHEITIYDTTELYGEKGLFRVMQFSNAAVQGAVDLNHPQRILFEYPRAIIHLMELNDPSFEDVFVIGHGIGTIAGHFTDKRFKIAELDAQVVEFSRTFFGYDKDNVTVGDGRRMLEKEASDAYDYIILDAFTDQGTPPHLISLEFFRMVKEKLDSEGSMIMNVMGKSEHDHLMNAIHTTLREVFAYVTAFSLPSEGAADIQNIIVIGRDKPIRFQARHMAGFNEIALGEGHILQDTDT comes from the coding sequence TTGAAGGGGATAGATCATTTGGAGGTACTATACAAAAAGCTGAGCAATAATCATGAAATAACGATATACGACACCACAGAGCTGTATGGTGAAAAGGGATTATTCCGGGTGATGCAGTTTTCAAATGCAGCCGTACAAGGCGCGGTGGATTTGAATCATCCGCAACGCATTCTGTTCGAATATCCGAGAGCCATCATCCATCTGATGGAGCTGAACGATCCGTCATTTGAAGACGTGTTTGTGATTGGGCATGGCATAGGTACGATTGCGGGTCATTTTACAGATAAACGCTTTAAGATTGCCGAGCTGGATGCACAAGTCGTGGAGTTCAGTCGAACATTCTTTGGATACGATAAGGACAATGTGACCGTTGGTGATGGACGTCGCATGTTGGAGAAGGAAGCGTCGGATGCTTATGATTATATTATTTTGGACGCCTTCACAGATCAGGGAACGCCGCCGCATTTAATATCCCTGGAATTTTTCAGGATGGTCAAAGAAAAGCTGGATTCCGAAGGCTCCATGATTATGAATGTAATGGGCAAAAGTGAGCACGATCATCTGATGAATGCCATTCATACAACGTTGCGTGAGGTATTCGCTTATGTCACAGCTTTCTCCCTCCCCTCGGAAGGAGCTGCCGACATTCAAAATATTATTGTGATAGGCCGGGACAAGCCAATCCGGTTTCAGGCACGCCATATGGCAGGCTTTAATGAGATTGCACTTGGAGAAGGTCACATTCTACAGGACACAGATACGTAA